Proteins from a single region of Hymenobacter aquaticus:
- a CDS encoding cupin domain-containing protein → MSSAQAIIEKLHLLPHPEGGYYRETYRAATSLVMATGASRHVSTAIHYLLEGADKSHFHRIQSDELWFFHQGQALEVVLIQNGQLVTIVLGNDLAAGEAPQAVVPAHTWFGARLKNETGFALVSCTVAPGFDFRDFELAERAALVQEFPHLQAVIEQFTRHA, encoded by the coding sequence GTGAGCAGCGCCCAGGCCATCATTGAGAAACTACACCTGCTGCCGCACCCGGAAGGCGGCTATTACCGGGAAACCTACCGGGCCGCTACCAGCCTGGTCATGGCAACCGGGGCTTCCCGCCATGTCAGCACGGCCATTCACTACCTGCTGGAAGGCGCCGATAAGTCCCACTTCCACCGGATTCAGTCCGATGAGCTGTGGTTTTTCCACCAGGGCCAGGCCCTGGAAGTTGTCCTGATTCAGAACGGCCAGCTGGTTACTATCGTGCTGGGCAATGACCTGGCAGCCGGCGAGGCGCCCCAGGCCGTGGTACCCGCCCACACCTGGTTTGGGGCCCGGCTTAAGAATGAAACCGGCTTTGCGCTGGTGAGCTGCACCGTCGCGCCCGGCTTCGACTTCCGGGATTTTGAGCTGGCCGAGCGGGCAGCGTTGGTTCAGGAGTTTCCGCATTTGCAGGCTGTCATCGAGCAGTTTACCCGCCACG